From uncultured Draconibacterium sp.:
CGAAGAAAAAAAAGAAGTGTGGTTATGCCAATGCAAACACTCCAATAACAAGCCATTTTGTGATGGCACCCATCGAAAATTATAATAGTTACTAAACTTTGGAAAAATCGTCTTTTGAAGCATTGCAAAGCGGACATTTCCAGTCCTCGGGCAAATCTTCAAAAGGCGTTCCGGGAGGTATTCCCATCGACGGATCACCTTCTTCCGGATCATACTGAAACCCGCAGATATTACACGAATAAACACCATCGGCGCTATCTGTTTTTTCTCTTGTCTCCGGTTTTTCAGTCACTTCTTCATAAATAACCGGCTCGGGTTCGTCCTCCAACTTATCTTTATCGATATAAGTAGGCGCATTTTTAGGCGATCGCATTTTATACTTGGCATGATAATAAGCGTAGGTCAGCGGTTCATCATCCGAAATTTTATCGCCGTCTACCACCTCGGCGGTAATCAGATAGTGCGAGCCAACATCTGCATAATCAATCACTTCGCAATCGAACCATGCCACCGACGAATCGACAACAATTGGAGCACCGGTTTTGGCCACAATGGTTTCAACACCCTGAAATTTATCGATATCAGCACCCGACATAAAGCCAAACTTACCAATTAAAGAGGTATCAACTTCTTTCTTTAAAACCGAAATTGAGAACTTTTTACTATCAATTATCTTCTGTGCCGAATGGTTATTTTTATTACAGCTAATGGCAATTTTCGAAGGCTCGGCTGTAATCTGAAAGGCAGTATTTGCAATGTAACCGGCTTTTTCGCCGTTCAATTCTGTGGCTATCAAATATAAGCCATAACTAAGTTTATGAAATGCGGAATAATTCATTCTTTTCTGTTTTTGAATTTCATTTGTTTAAATTTAACAATACATTTTTAGATTATACCGTGATTCCCCTTTTAAATTACCAAACTACTTATTAAGCCTGTGGTAAAGCTTTATTAAGGAGAACAAATTCCAACAACGAAACTGCTTTTCCACAACGATACAGAATTTCAATATGGGAAGCAACTTACATTTATTTAAAAATTTCTTTTACGCTTAAATACACCGAAAAATAGTGCTTATAACCGCCTGAAAACAATCCGGTCAATATTTACAGATTCGAATTAAAACAGCAAAAAATCGGGACAATTAATTTTATAATGGGAATTACACCTTAATAATTTCCAATATTAGGACATTTTCTTTGATTAATTCTCTCATTTCACTATTTTTAAAAACTCTAAATAAATAAAAAATGGCCAACCAAAAACTCAAAAACAACTATAAAGTTTACATTGTTGAAGACAATGTTCTTTATGCGCGTGTTTTAAAAAAACAGCTTTTAGATGATCAGCTGCAGGTAAAAGTATTCCACAACGGAACCGATTTTATCAATGCAATGAGCGAAAAACCTGATGTGGTTACACTCGATTACACGCTTCCTGATATGACAGGAAAAGAGGTGCTGGCCAAAATTCAGGAAAAAATACCGGATACGCATGTGATTGTAATCTCGGCGCAAGACGATATATCAACGGCAATTGAGCTGATGAAAAACGGTGCATACGATTACATTATGAAAGCACCAGACACCCGGGAAAAACTGAGTAATATTATTCGTAATATTTACCGCACCGATCAGCTTCAAACGGAAAACACCAACTTAAAGGAAGCTGTTGCGGAAAAATACAATTTTAAAAACCTTATTAAAGGTAACAGCCGCGAGATTGAGCATGTTTTTGAGTTAATGCACAAAGCAACACAAACCAACATTTCCGTGTCCATTTCAGGAGAAACAGGTACCGGTAAAGAACTGGTTGCCAAAGGAATTCACTACAACTCGAAACGTAGCGCCAAACCGTTTGTTGCAGTAAACGTGTCGGCTATCCCCGACGGGCTGATTGAGAGCGAGTTGTTTGGGCATGAAAAAGGAGCTTTTACAGGTGCGGATTTCCAAAAGATCGGGAAATTTGAAGCTGCAAACGGGGGAACACTTTTCCTTGACGAAATTGCCGATCTGAACTTAAATCTTCAGGCCAAACTTTTACGTGTTCTACAGGAAAGAGAATTGGTACGATTAGGCGGACACGATGTTATTCCGCTTGATGTAAGAATTATAACTGCAACACATAAAAACCTGGCAACCCTGTCGGGCGACGATCAGTTCCGACAAGACCTTTATTATCGCTTATTGGGTTTACCAATTGAAATTCCGCCGCTACGCCAACGTGGAAACGACAAAATTTTACTGGCCAAGTTTTTTGTTGATGAGTTTTGCCGCGAGAATGATATGGAACAAAAAACACTTTCGTCGGAAGCAAAACAAATGTTATCCAACTATCATTATCCGGGAAATATTCGTGAGCTAAAAGCCATAATGGAACTGGCTTGTGTAATGTGTAGCCGCGATGTTATTAAACCCAGCCACCTGAATATGAACGTTGACGAAAGCGTGCAAAACCTGCTTGCACAGGAAAAAACACTGGAAGAATACAACAACGAAATCGTGAAATTCTTTTTGAATAAATACAATCAAAATGTACGTCTGGTAGCATCTAAATTAGGAATCGGGAAATCGACCATTTACCGAATGCTACAAAAACATATGGATTAATAAAAACATTGAAACATAAAAAATCCCGGACTATATAGCCCGGGATTTTTATTTTGTCATGATCTTGATTATCTATCCTTCGTAACTGTTTACACCAACAGTTTCCATTTTGCGATCTACTTTTTTTACCAATCCTTGTAAAACTTTACCCGGACCAACTTCGGTAAACGAAGTAGCACCGTCGGCAATCATGTTTTGTACAATCTGTGTCCATTTTACAGGAGCAGTAAGCTGTGCAATCAGGTTTTCTTTAATCACTGCCGGATCAGAAACCGGTTTTGCATCAACATTCTGGTATACCGGACAAGTTGGCTGATTAAACGTAGTTGCTTCAATGGCAGCAGCCAGCTCTTCGCGGGCAGGCTCCATAAATGGTGAGTGGAAAGCACCACCAACAACCAGTTTCAAAGCGCGTTTTGCACCTTTTTCGGTTAACAACGCACAAGCCTTGTCAATTCCGGCCTCAGAACCTGAAATTACCAATTGCCCAGGACAGTTGTAGTTTGCAGGAACTACAACATCGTCGATTTCGTCACAAACAGCCTCAACAACATCGTCTTCTAAACCAACAATTGCTGCCATTGTTGAAGGTTCAACTTCGCATGCTTTTTGCATGGCCATTGCACGTTGCGCAACTAGTTTCAAACCATCTTCAAAGTTCAATGTTCCGTTAGCAACCAGTGCCGAAAACTCACCCAAGGAGTGACCGGCAACCATATCAGGAGCAAAGTCCTTTAAGGTTTTTGCCAACATTACCGAGTGTAAGAAAATTGCAGGTTGAGTTACTTTTGTTTGTTTCAGGTCGTCAACTTCACCTTCAAACATAATGTCGGTAATATTGAAACCTAAAATATCATTTGCTTTTTCGAATAATGCTTTTGCTTCAGCAGAATTTTCATATAAATCCTTTCCCATTCCCGGGAATTGAGCTCCCTGACCAGGGAATACAAATGCCTTCATAATTTTTTGTTTTTAAAAATCTGGCGGCAAAGTTAAATTAAATTTATAAGGACAAAATCCTTTTATGCACCAATGCCAATAATTTGACAAATTTTATAAAACTGAATCGAACATCGGGTTATTCGGGTCGAGAATTAAGCAAAACACCAGAAAATGACAAGATATTTTAGCAACAGACCACAAGTACTTACGATTATGAACCGTCTGAAATCGTATCGAAGCATTCCGGCCGCCAGAGCAATTACCGGCGATGACAGCGGAAACAGATTAAAGACAAAAATGGTAAGCATTCCAAATTTTTCAATTTTACGTTCGGCTTTTGCAATCCGTTTCTCCCCCATTAGTTCAATTATTTTCGTAGGGCGCAGTAGCCGGCCAATTACATAATCGATACATTGCGCAACTATAGCTGTTCCCATTGCTGCTGCAACCAGGTCAAATCCGGAATAATAGGGCAGATAATAAATAAACGCCAGCTCCACCGGCATTAGTAAAAAGAAAAGATAGCCCGAAAAGTGAATGAGCCCAAATGAAAAGATACTTTCTGTTTTGCCGGCATAAAGTTCGCGGCCAATGGTAAAAGAAAACAGGCAAATAGCAATAACCGAAGCAAACAAGATAAAATAGAACTTTTTGGGTATTGCTATTTTGCCGTTCATTTATAAAACAGGTTTAAAAGTCAATAAATAATCTGATAGTAAAGTTACGCAAATGATTTGAGGCTTCTAATTTTATCGACCACCGACTAAAAATGGTCGTTAATCGAGCTAATTCAAACGATAAGCAAATTATTCCACGGTAACCGATTTTGCCAGATTACGGGGCTGATCGACATTACAACCTTTTAGCAAAGCAATGTGATAAGCCATTAGCTGCAGCGGAATTACTGCCAGCAAAGGCGCCACCGCCGGATGCGATTTTGGTATTTCAATACTATCGTTTACCAGCTCTTTTACGCCTTTGTCGCCCTCGGTAACTATCGCAATTACATTTCCTTTACGCGCTTTTACCTCCTGAATGTTGCTCACCACTTTTTCGTAATAATCATCCTGAGGAGCTACGACCACAACCGGCAAATTACTATCTACCAGTGCAATTGGCCCGTGTTTCATTTCGCCTGCGGCGTATCCTTCAGCATGGATATATGAAATTTCCTTCAGTTTTAACGCCCCTTCAAGCGCTACCGGGAACAAATAACCACGCCCCAGGTACAACGCATTAACGGCCTCCTGGTATTTCTCAGCGATGTTCTTGATTTTCTCACCATCTTCGAGTATTGCGCGCCCTTTTTCAGGAATATCGGCCAGCTCTTTTACCAGCGTTTTATACTCATCATCGCTGATCGTTCCTTTGCGTTTGGCCAGCTTCAGGGCAATCATCGTTAACACAGTAACCTGCGCAGTAAAAGCTTTTGTTGACGCCACACCAATTTCAACGCCGGCATGCGTGTATACTCCGGCTTCGGTTTCGCGCGACAGGGTGGAGCCCACCACGTTACAAATTCCAATAACCGTTGCTCCTTTTGACTTTGCCAGTTCCAAAGCCGCCAATGTATCGGCAGTTTCCCCACTCTGACTAATCAAAATCACAACATCTTCCGACGACAATACCGGCTTCCGGTAACGAAACTCCGAAGCGTATTCCACTTCAACCGAAACTTGTGCATACTCCTCAAACAAGTATTCGGCAATCAGTCCGGCGTGCCACGATGTGCCACAACCAATGATAACAATCCGGCGGGCTGCTTCAATTTTTGGAAAAACATTCATCAAGCCTCCCAGCACAATTTCCGAATAATCGTTTTGCAAACGTCCACGAAAAGTTTCTTCAATGGTTTTGGGTTGTTCGTGAATTTCTTTGAGCATAAAATACTCGTAGTCTCCTTTATCGAGCGTACCAATCTCCAAATCCAGGCTACTGATCTTCAGCGACACCGGATTGTTCTGAACATTTCTCAACGTAAATCCATCCTTTTGTAAAATAACAATGTCTTCATCGTTCAGGTAGATCACCTGGTTGGTGTATTCTGCAATTGGCGAAGCATCGCTAGCAATAAAATACTCGCCGTTTCCGAGGCCAACCACCAGCGGACTGCCTTTTCGGGCAACAACAACCTTCTCGCTTTCGTCTTTGCAAAGAACGGCAATTCCGTAGGCTCCTACAACTTTCGACAAAGCCAGCTGAACAGCAACCTCCGACGATAACTCATCATCCTGCAGATAAAAATACTCGATCAGGTTCGCCAGTACCTCAGTATCGGTATCGCTTTCAAAACGGTAATTATGTGCTTCCAGGTCTCTTTTCAATTGCGCATAATTCTCGATTATACCGTTGTGAACGATTGAAAATTTGTCATTCATGGAAACATGCGGATGTGCATTTTTATCGCTTGGCTCACCATGAGTTGCCCAACGTGTGTGCCCAATACCAACGGTTCCGTTGTTCGCTTTGCCGGCCACAAAAGCCTCCAACTCCGAAACTTTACCTTTCTTTTTGTAGTTTTCAATCGAACCGTTTAACAAGGCCACTCCCGCCGAATCGTACCCACGGTATTCCAATCTTTTCAGCCCCCCGATCAAAATCGGGTATGCTTTTTTATCGCCAATGTATCCTACAATTCCACACATATTCTATTATTTGGGTTAACTATTGTTTTCAACTGTTTGCTTACTTCCCCGCACCTGCATCATCTGTTCAATAACCCGGCTGCCGAGTCGTTCCTTTTTCTCCATGTGCTCCTTAATTTCTTTCACGGTATCATTATCCTCAAACTCGCCACGCACTTCTGCAAAATCCAATTCGCGTGCACCGTCTTGCCCGTCAACGCCAAAACCGGTCATTTTACTCATCGAAAATTCTTTCCGTGCATCCTCATACAAAAAGCGATCAATTCCCAGTACACTTTCTTTCCATTTCTTCACAATGGTTATCACGTCAGATGCTTCAAATTCTGAGATACTTTTCCCATAAAAACTTTCAAGCACATCTACCGCCCACGTCCATTCAAAATTGTAGTAGTTTTTGTGCATTGTCGCGAGTGCAGAGTTAACTTCCTCCAGCGACTGTACCGAACCATTTTCCACCGAGAGCAACAACTGATCAAGCGCCTCAAAAGGACAGATCATTCCGGCCAGGTCGACCCAATAGCCTTTCCCAAACTTCATATCGGGTTGAAGGGCTTTTTGAATATCAGCCGCTGTTTTATACTCACTACCGTTTAAGCGTGTGATTAAGGAGTTCCCCAAAAACTTCCAGATAGCCATTTCGTACAACTGAATTCCCCGGTCGAGTGCGTGTTTCTCTATCTTCATTCGGTCGAAAGTATAAACTTCAACTTTATCATCTGAAGAATTTCGAAGCTTCAACAACTTCTCCCGGCCTTTAACCATTTTATCGATCGTGTAAGGACTCAGCAGGTTGAAATTAATCAGGTCAAGCAGGTTTGAATCGGTTCGTTTATCGCGCTTTGGCCACTTTTGTGTATCACGAATAGTTCCAATACTTTTTAGGTTGACACCCGGCACAAGAATACTTTCATCTTTACTCTCAATGAGATACGAGAATGGAAAATCAGTAGTATCGCAATGTTTGTAGTGGCGCCCCATTACGAGCGAAAATGCACCAATACGCGAAGGCCAAAGTACATAAGAGTCGCTGGTGGTTTTTGCTCCACGTTCCATAATTCCCTGGTGAATTGGCCCAAGTTTATACAGGTGATTACTCTGATTTGATCCGCTTCCGGCATTTAAGAATGAGAACATTCCCGCAATCAGCAAAGTAGATTTGTGATGGGTAACAGTGTAAGGCCCGGCAAAGATTGAACAGGCCTCGCCGTGAAATCCCTGGAAATTGGCAAAAAACAAAGAGTTTTCAGCCGAATAGTGCTTGTCGAGCACACAGCCCTGACCAATAAAACATTTCGAAACTAATGTGGCATCGGTAATTTTCGATCCTGAACTAACTATAAAGTTATCCATTATCACGCCTTCGCCAATCTTTACAGGCGCTTCGTAGTTACTGTTAATACTTCCGTTGTAT
This genomic window contains:
- a CDS encoding sigma-54 dependent transcriptional regulator, with product MANQKLKNNYKVYIVEDNVLYARVLKKQLLDDQLQVKVFHNGTDFINAMSEKPDVVTLDYTLPDMTGKEVLAKIQEKIPDTHVIVISAQDDISTAIELMKNGAYDYIMKAPDTREKLSNIIRNIYRTDQLQTENTNLKEAVAEKYNFKNLIKGNSREIEHVFELMHKATQTNISVSISGETGTGKELVAKGIHYNSKRSAKPFVAVNVSAIPDGLIESELFGHEKGAFTGADFQKIGKFEAANGGTLFLDEIADLNLNLQAKLLRVLQERELVRLGGHDVIPLDVRIITATHKNLATLSGDDQFRQDLYYRLLGLPIEIPPLRQRGNDKILLAKFFVDEFCRENDMEQKTLSSEAKQMLSNYHYPGNIRELKAIMELACVMCSRDVIKPSHLNMNVDESVQNLLAQEKTLEEYNNEIVKFFLNKYNQNVRLVASKLGIGKSTIYRMLQKHMD
- a CDS encoding flavin reductase, whose amino-acid sequence is MNYSAFHKLSYGLYLIATELNGEKAGYIANTAFQITAEPSKIAISCNKNNHSAQKIIDSKKFSISVLKKEVDTSLIGKFGFMSGADIDKFQGVETIVAKTGAPIVVDSSVAWFDCEVIDYADVGSHYLITAEVVDGDKISDDEPLTYAYYHAKYKMRSPKNAPTYIDKDKLEDEPEPVIYEEVTEKPETREKTDSADGVYSCNICGFQYDPEEGDPSMGIPPGTPFEDLPEDWKCPLCNASKDDFSKV
- a CDS encoding VTT domain-containing protein; this translates as MNGKIAIPKKFYFILFASVIAICLFSFTIGRELYAGKTESIFSFGLIHFSGYLFFLLMPVELAFIYYLPYYSGFDLVAAAMGTAIVAQCIDYVIGRLLRPTKIIELMGEKRIAKAERKIEKFGMLTIFVFNLFPLSSPVIALAAGMLRYDFRRFIIVSTCGLLLKYLVIFWCFA
- a CDS encoding DUF4954 family protein, whose translation is MTQNTENNYRNLYDEEIGQLVHQGCSSSDWSLIKVLPDFIPDCIENCKFTGRVRLNSFSGTVKLVGGITFKTGIYNAWLHNCEVGKNAMIHNVRSYIANYRIEENVVIHNITTLAVDGETSFGNGVVVEAINEGGGREIPIYDYLSTHVAYMMSLYRHRPEVVRSLKNMVADYTKYVSSEMGVIGADSKILNCNTILNVKIGPATIIDGAKKLYNGSINSNYEAPVKIGEGVIMDNFIVSSGSKITDATLVSKCFIGQGCVLDKHYSAENSLFFANFQGFHGEACSIFAGPYTVTHHKSTLLIAGMFSFLNAGSGSNQSNHLYKLGPIHQGIMERGAKTTSDSYVLWPSRIGAFSLVMGRHYKHCDTTDFPFSYLIESKDESILVPGVNLKSIGTIRDTQKWPKRDKRTDSNLLDLINFNLLSPYTIDKMVKGREKLLKLRNSSDDKVEVYTFDRMKIEKHALDRGIQLYEMAIWKFLGNSLITRLNGSEYKTAADIQKALQPDMKFGKGYWVDLAGMICPFEALDQLLLSVENGSVQSLEEVNSALATMHKNYYNFEWTWAVDVLESFYGKSISEFEASDVITIVKKWKESVLGIDRFLYEDARKEFSMSKMTGFGVDGQDGARELDFAEVRGEFEDNDTVKEIKEHMEKKERLGSRVIEQMMQVRGSKQTVENNS
- the fabD gene encoding ACP S-malonyltransferase; its protein translation is MKAFVFPGQGAQFPGMGKDLYENSAEAKALFEKANDILGFNITDIMFEGEVDDLKQTKVTQPAIFLHSVMLAKTLKDFAPDMVAGHSLGEFSALVANGTLNFEDGLKLVAQRAMAMQKACEVEPSTMAAIVGLEDDVVEAVCDEIDDVVVPANYNCPGQLVISGSEAGIDKACALLTEKGAKRALKLVVGGAFHSPFMEPAREELAAAIEATTFNQPTCPVYQNVDAKPVSDPAVIKENLIAQLTAPVKWTQIVQNMIADGATSFTEVGPGKVLQGLVKKVDRKMETVGVNSYEG
- the glmS gene encoding glutamine--fructose-6-phosphate transaminase (isomerizing) produces the protein MCGIVGYIGDKKAYPILIGGLKRLEYRGYDSAGVALLNGSIENYKKKGKVSELEAFVAGKANNGTVGIGHTRWATHGEPSDKNAHPHVSMNDKFSIVHNGIIENYAQLKRDLEAHNYRFESDTDTEVLANLIEYFYLQDDELSSEVAVQLALSKVVGAYGIAVLCKDESEKVVVARKGSPLVVGLGNGEYFIASDASPIAEYTNQVIYLNDEDIVILQKDGFTLRNVQNNPVSLKISSLDLEIGTLDKGDYEYFMLKEIHEQPKTIEETFRGRLQNDYSEIVLGGLMNVFPKIEAARRIVIIGCGTSWHAGLIAEYLFEEYAQVSVEVEYASEFRYRKPVLSSEDVVILISQSGETADTLAALELAKSKGATVIGICNVVGSTLSRETEAGVYTHAGVEIGVASTKAFTAQVTVLTMIALKLAKRKGTISDDEYKTLVKELADIPEKGRAILEDGEKIKNIAEKYQEAVNALYLGRGYLFPVALEGALKLKEISYIHAEGYAAGEMKHGPIALVDSNLPVVVVAPQDDYYEKVVSNIQEVKARKGNVIAIVTEGDKGVKELVNDSIEIPKSHPAVAPLLAVIPLQLMAYHIALLKGCNVDQPRNLAKSVTVE